From a region of the Halobacteriovorax sp. HLS genome:
- a CDS encoding energy transducer TonB — translation MFDLLKEKSFKIAMVLSIVFHCGLFYKSQENIFRNQQAAAVQSSNQKLRISLRKRTPKKKVVPKKVVKSKKKKSPKKIVKKEVVEQRIEKVQAAIMKTVYNHQSKFSPTPRYPRRAQKRSQQGKVLVSIFIAENGSAYDAKIIESSGYKLLDDAALRTALEWKFAPAIHNGVPIKSVNNQSFVFSLQN, via the coding sequence GTGTTTGATTTATTAAAAGAAAAGAGCTTTAAAATAGCAATGGTCCTATCCATTGTGTTTCATTGTGGACTATTTTATAAGTCTCAAGAAAATATTTTTAGAAATCAGCAAGCTGCTGCAGTACAAAGTAGTAACCAAAAGTTAAGAATAAGTTTACGCAAGAGAACACCAAAGAAGAAAGTCGTACCTAAGAAGGTCGTTAAGTCAAAGAAGAAAAAGTCTCCTAAGAAAATTGTTAAAAAAGAAGTTGTCGAGCAAAGAATAGAAAAGGTTCAAGCGGCCATAATGAAAACGGTCTACAATCACCAGTCTAAGTTTTCTCCGACTCCTAGATATCCTAGAAGGGCACAGAAGAGGTCTCAGCAGGGAAAAGTTCTTGTTTCAATATTTATAGCTGAGAACGGTAGTGCTTATGACGCAAAGATTATAGAATCTTCTGGTTACAAGCTACTTGATGATGCTGCGCTAAGGACTGCTTTAGAGTGGAAGTTTGCTCCGGCCATTCATAATGGTGTGCCTATCAAATCTGTTAACAATCAAAGCTTCGTTTTTTCCCTTCAAAACTAG
- a CDS encoding N-acetyltransferase, whose amino-acid sequence MSLIIQEVDILNNKKDQKRFINLQWDLYANDAHWVPQLKLALKDQFNPKHPFYKTSDTKAWIAVLDGKDVGRIQAIVNHKHNEFHKENIGFYGFFEAIDDEEVFKQLLGKAEEYVKSFGKVEIRGPVNPSTNYTVGTLVDGFNDDPQIMMTYNLPYHGPKTANCGYQKSKDLLAYSLNLHFEMPEVIQRISKRAEKSKKITYRFVNMKKWKQETELMWDIYNSAWESNWGFVPMLKEEWEHTCKDLKSVVDPKLILICEVDGDPAGFVVALPDVNQALKQVPNGKLLPFGILKLLNAKKYMNRVRVLTMGVKAEYRKIGLDTILYTKSQQMCIDAGYDEVEMSWILEDNINMNKPLIRMGAKPYKTYRVFSKNL is encoded by the coding sequence ATGAGTTTAATAATTCAAGAGGTTGATATACTCAACAATAAGAAAGATCAAAAAAGATTTATCAACCTCCAGTGGGACCTCTATGCAAATGATGCTCACTGGGTCCCTCAATTAAAACTCGCTCTAAAAGACCAATTCAATCCTAAACATCCATTTTATAAAACATCAGATACCAAAGCTTGGATAGCAGTCCTAGACGGCAAAGACGTAGGAAGAATTCAAGCAATAGTCAACCATAAGCATAATGAGTTCCATAAAGAAAATATTGGTTTCTATGGCTTCTTTGAGGCCATTGATGATGAAGAAGTTTTTAAACAACTTCTAGGAAAAGCTGAAGAATATGTAAAATCTTTTGGCAAGGTTGAAATTCGTGGTCCAGTGAATCCTTCAACGAATTATACTGTAGGAACATTAGTTGATGGTTTTAATGACGACCCACAGATTATGATGACCTATAATCTTCCGTACCACGGACCTAAAACAGCAAATTGTGGTTATCAAAAATCTAAAGACCTTCTTGCCTATAGTCTCAATCTTCATTTTGAAATGCCTGAGGTAATTCAAAGAATTTCTAAAAGAGCTGAAAAATCCAAAAAGATTACTTATCGCTTCGTAAATATGAAGAAATGGAAACAAGAAACTGAGCTCATGTGGGATATCTATAATAGTGCTTGGGAAAGCAATTGGGGCTTTGTTCCAATGCTTAAAGAAGAATGGGAGCATACTTGTAAGGACTTAAAGTCAGTCGTTGACCCTAAGCTAATTCTCATTTGTGAAGTTGATGGTGACCCTGCCGGTTTTGTTGTAGCGCTACCTGATGTTAATCAAGCGTTAAAGCAAGTTCCAAACGGAAAGCTTCTACCATTTGGTATTTTAAAGTTACTAAATGCTAAAAAATATATGAATCGAGTAAGAGTTCTAACCATGGGAGTAAAGGCCGAATATAGAAAAATTGGGTTAGACACAATCCTATACACAAAGTCGCAACAAATGTGTATTGATGCTGGTTACGATGAAGTAGAAATGAGTTGGATATTAGAAGATAATATCAATATGAATAAACCTCTTATTCGTATGGGCGCAAAGCCTTATAAGACTTATAGAGTTTTCTCAAAGAATTTATAA
- a CDS encoding DUF4856 domain-containing protein, with amino-acid sequence MYKKLMLASLAITLNTNAMNSLESANNTLLNAPAHIKNIMNSAPATYNYTSKFSRSSSVSYTGQAFRQVLINDIKSYMTSLKRGGHDSVDTLTALNSYFAYNENTDAYIDEIINGDSIFKVKAKGLDGQALYIYEGDFYSDIQSPGKNLSSKIAGNDNPLRRKELKGWSSFKVGNIDLRKVNADNKGDSFAEPEDLVQAFFQTISNNAENGQAFSVKNGDLEIQRVSGAYITEDGLDLAQLVQKTFHGAVSYSQAAGDYLATTTSVTGGLNSGNTTPDKPGKAYTSMEHHFDEAFGYFGAARDYNSYTDVQIASKLSIDTNNDGEISVLSELNQGLSTNFSRMDLIAKNYGFEMDLSGNTMTAFIQGRQLITKAPADYKKYVVALANKALGNWEKTLAAVTIHYINSTISQMDAYGTKAYLFTNHAKFWSEMKGFALSFQFSPVSIMSDAQFDELHTLLADKPALHKNGLDTVVKYKSDLTKARELLNSIYAFPTTSSNW; translated from the coding sequence ATGTATAAGAAACTAATGCTTGCCTCATTGGCAATCACGCTAAACACTAACGCTATGAATTCACTAGAGAGTGCAAATAATACTCTTCTAAATGCTCCAGCGCATATCAAAAATATAATGAACAGTGCTCCTGCGACGTACAACTACACAAGCAAGTTCTCAAGATCAAGCAGTGTAAGCTACACAGGTCAGGCCTTCAGACAAGTTCTTATCAATGATATCAAGTCTTATATGACTTCTTTAAAAAGAGGCGGACACGACAGCGTTGATACACTTACTGCTCTAAATAGCTACTTTGCTTACAATGAGAACACTGATGCATATATTGACGAAATTATTAATGGAGACAGCATCTTTAAAGTAAAAGCAAAAGGTCTTGATGGACAAGCTCTTTATATCTACGAAGGTGACTTCTACTCTGATATTCAATCTCCTGGTAAAAACCTTTCATCTAAAATTGCTGGAAATGATAATCCTCTAAGAAGAAAAGAGTTAAAGGGATGGAGTTCATTCAAAGTTGGTAACATTGACTTAAGAAAAGTAAATGCTGACAACAAAGGTGACTCTTTTGCTGAGCCAGAAGACTTAGTACAAGCATTCTTTCAAACAATTAGTAATAATGCAGAAAATGGGCAAGCATTCAGTGTTAAAAATGGTGACTTAGAAATTCAAAGAGTTTCTGGTGCATATATAACTGAAGACGGACTTGACCTTGCTCAACTTGTTCAAAAGACATTTCATGGAGCAGTTTCATACTCTCAAGCAGCTGGAGATTACCTAGCGACAACGACTTCTGTAACAGGTGGACTAAACTCAGGTAACACTACTCCGGACAAACCAGGTAAGGCATATACTTCAATGGAACATCACTTTGATGAGGCCTTTGGTTACTTTGGAGCAGCAAGAGACTATAACTCTTACACAGACGTTCAAATCGCTTCAAAACTTTCAATCGATACTAATAACGATGGTGAGATATCTGTTTTAAGTGAGTTAAATCAAGGTCTTTCAACTAACTTTTCTAGAATGGACTTAATTGCAAAAAACTACGGTTTTGAAATGGACCTAAGTGGAAATACAATGACTGCTTTTATTCAAGGTAGACAACTAATTACTAAAGCACCGGCCGACTACAAGAAATATGTTGTTGCCCTAGCAAATAAGGCATTAGGAAACTGGGAAAAAACACTTGCAGCTGTAACTATTCATTATATTAATTCTACAATTTCTCAAATGGATGCTTACGGAACTAAAGCTTACTTATTCACTAACCATGCAAAGTTTTGGTCAGAGATGAAAGGTTTTGCACTGTCATTTCAATTCTCTCCTGTATCGATCATGAGTGATGCTCAGTTCGACGAGCTACATACTCTATTAGCTGATAAGCCAGCTCTTCATAAGAATGGTCTTGATACAGTTGTAAAGTATAAGTCAGACTTGACTAAAGCGAGAGAGTTACTTAATAGTATCTACGCTTTTCCAACAACATCTTCTAACTGGTAA
- the gltX gene encoding glutamate--tRNA ligase: MSVRVRFAPSPTGYLHIGGARTALYCYLIAKAKKGSFVLRIEDTDLERSKKEYELAMIDDLKWCGLTHNEGPDIGGDFGPYRQSERTHTYLKYANEFVAKGLAYPCFLTGDELEELTAKAESEKKAPHTYHGKYRDLDPKEAAERVAKGEEHVIRFKNPGKEWEFKDLVRGNVKFPVDMVGDFVIIRSNGMPVYNFCCVIDDYLMEMTHVIRAEEHLNNTVRQLMIYEAIGAKPPQFVHCSLLVGEDRQKLSKRHGATSVKQYRDQDYLPGALINYLCLLGWSHPEEKDIFDINALDDIFNLDRFNKSPAFYDINKLKYFNEQYLRALPLDELVAGFSRAIDDSHEWHTKDQQWKNDFSELFREKVQLFSDIVPQLGLIFDEAIEQTEDVVEVNGWETTPTIRDYIKSEVQNIKNSGSSSISSEQFSEMMNHLKKGLKIKGKPLFMGLRVVLTGKTHGPDLSKAIPLTPISTIEKRLN, from the coding sequence ATGAGTGTTAGAGTTAGATTTGCCCCATCTCCTACAGGGTATTTACATATTGGTGGAGCGAGAACAGCACTGTACTGTTACCTTATTGCTAAAGCAAAGAAGGGCTCTTTCGTTCTTAGAATTGAAGATACGGATCTTGAAAGAAGCAAGAAAGAGTATGAACTTGCTATGATTGATGACTTAAAATGGTGTGGTCTTACTCATAATGAAGGACCTGATATTGGTGGTGATTTTGGACCATATCGTCAGTCAGAGAGAACTCATACATACCTAAAGTATGCCAATGAATTTGTTGCTAAAGGGCTCGCTTACCCATGTTTTTTAACAGGTGATGAACTAGAAGAGCTTACAGCTAAGGCCGAATCTGAAAAGAAGGCACCTCATACCTATCATGGAAAGTATCGTGATCTAGATCCTAAGGAAGCTGCTGAGCGTGTTGCTAAAGGCGAAGAGCACGTAATTAGATTTAAAAATCCTGGCAAAGAATGGGAGTTTAAAGATCTTGTGAGAGGAAATGTTAAATTTCCTGTGGACATGGTTGGAGACTTCGTCATTATCCGCTCTAACGGCATGCCTGTTTATAACTTCTGTTGCGTAATCGATGACTACTTAATGGAGATGACTCATGTTATTCGTGCAGAAGAACATCTAAATAATACTGTAAGACAATTAATGATTTATGAAGCAATAGGGGCGAAGCCACCTCAATTTGTTCATTGCTCGTTACTTGTTGGAGAAGATAGACAAAAACTTTCAAAGAGACATGGCGCAACTTCTGTTAAGCAATATCGAGATCAAGATTACCTTCCAGGAGCTTTGATTAATTATCTTTGTTTATTAGGTTGGTCTCACCCAGAAGAGAAAGATATTTTTGATATCAACGCTCTTGATGATATTTTTAACTTAGATCGCTTTAATAAATCTCCGGCCTTCTATGATATCAATAAGCTGAAATACTTCAATGAACAGTACTTAAGAGCGCTTCCTTTAGATGAACTTGTTGCAGGTTTTTCTAGAGCGATTGATGATTCACATGAATGGCACACAAAAGATCAGCAGTGGAAGAATGATTTCAGTGAACTCTTTAGAGAAAAAGTTCAACTCTTCAGTGATATTGTTCCTCAACTTGGTTTGATCTTTGATGAAGCAATTGAACAAACTGAAGATGTGGTTGAAGTTAATGGATGGGAAACAACTCCAACAATTAGAGATTATATTAAGTCGGAAGTTCAAAATATTAAGAACTCTGGGTCGAGTTCTATTTCTAGTGAGCAGTTTAGCGAGATGATGAATCACTTGAAAAAAGGATTAAAAATTAAAGGAAAGCCATTGTTTATGGGCTTAAGAGTTGTTCTTACAGGGAAGACTCATGGACCAGATCTGTCTAAGGCCATTCCACTTACACCTATAAGTACTATTGAAAAAAGGTTGAATTAA
- a CDS encoding NAD(P)-dependent oxidoreductase — translation MKVLVTGATGFVGSHLTDQLTEQGHEVFSLIRSPKKAQEFDVKGTYIEGSLSSSGENSWLEKLPSDLDAVVHTAGIVHSMDTSAFYEINAECTKQLILDLVARYNKLNFTLISSLAAVGPSGVSNRVDETSTPAPVSEYGRSKLKAENYLVELAKDSWVSNIVRPPMVIGPRDPAVLDVFKMIKSGLVVTAGMQGTQNEYSFVCVYDLVDCIIKTLSMKNSKIESYFASYPEKITLDELYKTIKKLSDKKNIINVKIPAPLIKVIGKSIGVLSKFVKLDIRLTPDKVNELLPNGWVCNSTKSQQDLAKEYDWDLERTIQVTFSDYKTRNWL, via the coding sequence ATGAAAGTTTTAGTTACTGGGGCCACCGGCTTTGTTGGTTCACATCTTACTGATCAATTGACTGAACAAGGCCATGAAGTATTCTCTTTGATAAGATCTCCTAAAAAGGCACAAGAGTTCGATGTAAAAGGAACTTATATTGAAGGTTCCTTAAGTTCATCGGGGGAAAACTCCTGGCTAGAAAAACTTCCTTCTGATCTTGATGCTGTTGTACATACCGCAGGTATTGTTCACTCGATGGACACAAGTGCTTTCTATGAAATCAATGCGGAGTGTACAAAACAATTAATTCTCGACTTAGTAGCGCGCTATAATAAACTAAATTTTACACTTATATCTTCTCTTGCCGCTGTTGGTCCTTCCGGTGTGAGCAATAGAGTCGATGAGACATCTACTCCAGCTCCTGTCAGCGAATATGGCCGCTCAAAACTAAAAGCTGAAAACTACCTCGTGGAGCTTGCTAAAGATTCATGGGTAAGTAATATTGTTCGCCCACCAATGGTGATTGGCCCAAGAGACCCTGCTGTTTTAGATGTGTTCAAAATGATTAAATCTGGACTTGTCGTTACAGCAGGTATGCAAGGAACACAAAACGAATATAGCTTTGTTTGCGTTTATGATTTAGTAGACTGTATTATCAAAACGCTATCGATGAAGAACTCTAAAATTGAGTCTTACTTTGCATCTTACCCAGAGAAAATCACACTCGATGAACTGTATAAAACGATAAAGAAACTATCTGATAAAAAAAATATTATTAACGTGAAAATTCCTGCTCCATTAATTAAAGTCATTGGAAAATCAATTGGAGTCCTCTCTAAGTTTGTAAAACTAGATATAAGACTTACTCCTGATAAAGTAAATGAGCTCCTACCTAACGGTTGGGTTTGTAACTCAACAAAGTCACAACAAGACCTAGCTAAAGAATATGATTGGGATCTGGAGCGTACAATACAAGTGACATTTTCAGATTATAAAACGAGAAATTGGCTCTAG
- a CDS encoding phosphatase PAP2 family protein: MLKKSVLIISIFLSLSSYSKEQIGLDAWSDIKTSFNWLLKGSLEQFTTQNNLYYAAASVPALWYSFEEDDRLSDHARTKSIPKQMELAGDFGVVLSFPIVQTGFYIYGRSTKNNHHVQFAMEYVSSMYLALAESALLSLVDVHQRPDGLNLSKWETGFRGDSSFPSGHVIPYYGLFFKTLQFYGPYWSIAPAILSIWTAQQRVRSGKHYTSDVVGSFFLMAFASEGVRKAAGYSKNHSFYKWIFEHEATLSVIEHKNVYGPKVVWKF, encoded by the coding sequence GTGTTAAAGAAATCAGTTCTAATTATTTCAATTTTCTTAAGTTTAAGCTCATATAGTAAAGAACAGATAGGTCTTGATGCTTGGAGTGATATAAAGACTTCATTCAATTGGCTCTTAAAAGGCTCTCTAGAGCAATTTACAACACAGAATAACTTATATTATGCAGCCGCTTCTGTGCCGGCCCTTTGGTATAGTTTTGAAGAAGATGATCGACTATCTGATCACGCTAGGACAAAGAGTATTCCAAAACAGATGGAACTCGCAGGTGACTTTGGTGTTGTTTTGAGTTTTCCTATTGTCCAAACTGGATTCTATATTTACGGTCGCTCTACAAAGAATAATCACCATGTTCAATTTGCTATGGAGTATGTTTCTTCTATGTACTTGGCCTTAGCTGAATCAGCACTTCTTAGTTTAGTTGATGTTCACCAAAGACCGGATGGATTAAATCTTTCAAAATGGGAAACTGGCTTTAGGGGAGATTCTTCTTTTCCTTCTGGACATGTCATTCCATATTACGGTCTATTTTTTAAAACACTACAATTCTATGGCCCATATTGGTCAATTGCTCCTGCTATTCTTTCGATTTGGACTGCTCAACAGAGAGTTCGTTCAGGAAAGCACTACACTTCTGATGTTGTAGGCTCATTCTTTTTGATGGCATTTGCATCTGAAGGGGTCAGAAAAGCGGCAGGTTACTCTAAGAATCATTCATTTTATAAATGGATCTTCGAGCATGAAGCCACTCTTTCTGTAATTGAACATAAGAATGTCTATGGACCAAAGGTTGTGTGGAAGTTCTAG
- a CDS encoding sterol desaturase family protein has product MKKYESIRIFKNPILEACTHVHPVVPLLLWLPVAVYCAIVGFNSNNLSMGQAVLWFGIGLIVWTLTEYLLHRFMFHFPAKNKWTKQFVFLFHGLHHDDPNDPTRLVMPPVPAVLIMALLYYGFGLVVPAQFLLVFMSAFIIGYLCYDYIHYATHHFPMKGAISRYLKKFHLQHHFRHEKAKYGVSSPLWDIIFRTMEGPKEDGH; this is encoded by the coding sequence ATGAAAAAATACGAATCAATACGAATTTTTAAGAATCCAATATTAGAGGCCTGTACTCATGTACATCCTGTTGTCCCTCTCTTATTATGGCTTCCTGTTGCTGTCTACTGTGCCATTGTAGGCTTTAACAGCAACAATCTAAGTATGGGGCAAGCTGTACTTTGGTTTGGTATTGGGTTGATTGTGTGGACTCTTACTGAGTATCTACTACATAGATTTATGTTCCACTTTCCTGCTAAGAATAAGTGGACTAAGCAGTTTGTCTTCTTATTTCATGGTCTACACCATGACGATCCAAATGACCCAACTAGACTGGTAATGCCTCCAGTTCCAGCAGTTTTGATTATGGCGTTGTTATACTATGGATTTGGTCTTGTGGTACCAGCTCAGTTTCTACTTGTATTTATGTCGGCCTTCATAATCGGCTACTTATGCTACGACTATATTCACTATGCGACTCATCACTTTCCAATGAAAGGTGCTATCTCTAGATACCTCAAGAAGTTTCACTTACAACACCACTTTAGACATGAGAAGGCCAAGTATGGTGTTTCTTCTCCGCTATGGGATATTATCTTCAGAACGATGGAAGGCCCAAAAGAAGATGGTCATTAG
- a CDS encoding imelysin family protein, with the protein MKNFLLISLLCLSAACGDFNTSLPDTNKNSTIEYSQVDPFTAQEISDMNSGEFEKRKLIMNIGLNVLVPATQRFYDDTVNLQVKTRLLCSAYRSATDTVELEDEIKQTWKKAMESYHYLEAMMIGPIQERDYEIRYKLYSHALTKTNTCSIDKEIVKLFDNPNYVYKESFNITGLDALEYLYHSPPTHSCSRARGNMINWSEQSLQVRNISKCAYIQRSTDYIIKIAKRLNDSWNPHYGNLTKRILENGVLGDENQTINNFSDSLFYLDKVLKDNKLAMPLGLTDLCPTASCSKSAEHQMSKFSIKAMYYNLLGFKALFNGKDYMNSRSINGFGFDDYLKENGATELKNRMNANIDLTLTKLDQLSDQDLVSLVDSMNKEDCLATTREDRKVEICAIHKDIKSISDDLKNDFLVYLALKAPRQAQGDND; encoded by the coding sequence ATGAAAAATTTTTTACTAATATCTCTACTTTGTCTATCAGCGGCCTGTGGAGATTTTAATACTTCCCTACCTGATACGAATAAAAATTCTACTATTGAATACTCGCAAGTAGACCCATTTACTGCGCAAGAAATATCGGACATGAACTCTGGGGAGTTTGAAAAAAGAAAACTCATAATGAATATTGGGCTTAATGTTCTTGTTCCTGCAACCCAACGTTTTTATGATGACACGGTTAACCTTCAAGTAAAAACGAGACTTCTTTGTTCTGCCTATCGTTCAGCAACAGATACAGTAGAGCTAGAAGATGAAATAAAGCAAACTTGGAAAAAAGCGATGGAGAGCTATCATTACCTTGAGGCAATGATGATAGGTCCAATACAAGAGAGAGATTACGAAATAAGATATAAGCTGTATTCTCACGCACTAACTAAGACAAATACCTGCTCTATTGATAAAGAAATAGTAAAGCTATTTGATAACCCTAACTATGTCTATAAAGAGAGTTTTAATATTACTGGGCTTGATGCCTTAGAGTATCTCTACCACTCTCCACCAACTCACTCTTGTTCAAGAGCGAGAGGAAATATGATAAATTGGTCTGAACAAAGTTTACAGGTCAGAAATATATCAAAATGTGCATACATACAAAGATCTACAGACTATATAATTAAGATTGCAAAAAGACTTAATGATTCTTGGAATCCACACTATGGAAATCTAACTAAAAGAATTTTAGAAAATGGAGTTCTTGGTGACGAGAACCAAACAATTAATAATTTTTCTGACTCTCTTTTCTATTTAGATAAAGTTCTTAAAGACAATAAACTTGCTATGCCATTAGGTTTAACAGACCTGTGTCCAACAGCAAGTTGCTCTAAAAGTGCAGAACATCAAATGAGTAAGTTCTCTATCAAGGCCATGTACTACAACCTCTTAGGCTTCAAGGCCTTATTTAATGGAAAAGACTATATGAATAGTCGCTCTATTAACGGTTTTGGCTTTGACGACTATCTTAAAGAGAATGGTGCAACAGAGCTTAAGAATAGAATGAATGCAAATATTGACCTAACTCTGACTAAGTTAGATCAGTTAAGTGATCAAGATCTAGTTTCACTTGTTGATAGCATGAACAAAGAAGATTGCTTGGCAACAACTCGAGAAGATAGAAAAGTTGAAATATGTGCAATTCACAAAGATATCAAGTCGATCTCAGATGATCTAAAAAATGACTTTCTTGTATACCTGGCCCTTAAAGCTCCTCGTCAAGCTCAAGGAGATAATGACTAA
- a CDS encoding Hpt domain-containing protein, translated as MSSFDQSKLNEYFEDEKDILGDLIVDFFEELPAMLEPIKKSIEELDASGLQISAHTLKGSVSNFFAAECVEHAYFLEKMGRDGSVDASVAMESFNKLDDALKVLNTDLVNYSKGF; from the coding sequence ATGTCATCATTTGACCAGAGTAAATTAAATGAATATTTCGAGGACGAAAAAGATATTCTTGGTGATTTGATTGTCGATTTCTTTGAGGAACTCCCCGCTATGTTAGAGCCGATTAAGAAGTCGATTGAGGAGCTTGATGCTTCAGGGTTACAAATATCTGCTCATACTTTAAAAGGGTCTGTTTCAAATTTCTTTGCAGCTGAATGTGTTGAGCATGCATATTTTTTGGAAAAAATGGGAAGAGACGGAAGTGTGGACGCTTCAGTAGCAATGGAGTCATTTAATAAATTAGATGATGCTCTGAAGGTTTTAAATACTGATTTAGTGAATTATTCAAAAGGATTTTAG
- the tyrS gene encoding tyrosine--tRNA ligase, translating to MNCYEDFKKRGLIETESHEEIKDALNNKSISFYCGYDPTAKSLQIGNLFAVITMMRLQKYGHKPYVLVGGATGMIGDPSGKNAERNLLNEETLQANINGQKAQLENLLDFNCGENSAVVVNNYDWMSGFTFLNFLRDVGKRFRLSEMLAKDSVKSRLNSEAGISFTEFAYQMLQAYDFSYLNEKFGVSMQIGGGDQWGNITAGIDLTRKLHSNQVFGMTIPLVTDSQGKKFGKSEGGATIYLDPQMTSPYKMYQYLINTDDSCVEKYLNYFTFLSHEEIESIVQESNETPHLRIGQKKIAEAVTELVHGKEGLDSAKRATQFFFGEKIENVSDADVASIFEDIPSVTLSASILEGGLVIDMLSETPLFKSKKEVRRSVEQKGVYINNVAVASSEQTLSKSDLASETSMVLRKGKKNYCVVTFS from the coding sequence ATGAATTGTTACGAAGATTTTAAAAAACGTGGACTTATCGAAACTGAGTCTCATGAAGAGATCAAAGATGCTTTAAATAATAAGAGTATCAGCTTTTACTGTGGCTACGATCCGACAGCAAAATCTCTTCAAATTGGAAATCTCTTCGCTGTTATCACAATGATGAGATTGCAGAAATATGGGCATAAGCCTTATGTCCTAGTTGGTGGTGCGACAGGAATGATTGGAGATCCATCAGGAAAGAATGCTGAAAGAAATCTTTTAAATGAAGAGACTCTACAAGCTAATATAAATGGTCAAAAGGCACAGCTAGAAAATCTTCTTGATTTTAACTGTGGTGAAAATAGTGCAGTTGTTGTTAACAATTATGATTGGATGAGTGGGTTTACTTTCTTAAATTTTCTACGAGACGTAGGTAAGAGATTTAGATTATCTGAGATGCTAGCAAAGGACTCCGTTAAATCGAGACTCAACTCGGAAGCAGGTATTTCATTTACAGAGTTTGCTTACCAAATGCTACAGGCCTATGACTTTTCTTATCTGAACGAGAAGTTTGGTGTATCTATGCAAATAGGTGGAGGCGATCAGTGGGGAAATATTACAGCAGGTATTGATCTCACGAGAAAGTTACATTCTAACCAAGTTTTTGGAATGACTATTCCTCTCGTTACAGACTCTCAAGGAAAGAAGTTTGGTAAGTCTGAAGGTGGAGCAACAATTTACCTAGACCCTCAAATGACTTCGCCTTATAAAATGTATCAGTACCTTATTAACACTGATGATTCTTGCGTAGAGAAGTATCTTAATTACTTCACTTTCTTATCTCATGAAGAAATAGAAAGCATTGTTCAAGAGTCAAATGAGACTCCTCACTTGAGAATTGGTCAAAAGAAAATTGCAGAAGCTGTGACAGAATTAGTTCATGGTAAAGAGGGCCTAGATTCCGCGAAAAGAGCGACTCAGTTCTTCTTTGGTGAAAAAATTGAGAATGTAAGTGATGCAGATGTTGCTTCTATCTTTGAAGATATTCCCTCGGTAACACTTTCAGCTTCAATTTTAGAAGGCGGTCTTGTTATAGATATGCTCAGTGAAACACCACTATTTAAGAGTAAGAAAGAGGTGAGACGTTCAGTTGAACAAAAAGGTGTTTATATCAATAATGTTGCTGTTGCTAGTAGCGAGCAAACTCTCTCAAAAAGTGATTTGGCCTCTGAGACTTCTATGGTTCTTAGAAAAGGAAAGAAGAACTACTGTGTAGTTACCTTTTCATAA